The following coding sequences lie in one Aspergillus luchuensis IFO 4308 DNA, chromosome 8, nearly complete sequence genomic window:
- the spt6 gene encoding chromatin-remodeling histone chaperone SPT6 (BUSCO:EOG09260492;~COG:K;~EggNog:ENOG410PFNW;~InterPro:IPR028231,IPR003029,IPR042066,IPR000980, IPR032706,IPR012340,IPR023319,IPR012337,IPR037027, IPR028088,IPR017072,IPR035019,IPR035018,IPR028083, IPR035420,IPR036860,IPR041692,IPR023323,IPR010994;~PFAM:PF14632,PF14633,PF17674,PF14635,PF14639, PF00017,PF14641;~go_function: GO:0003676 - nucleic acid binding [Evidence IEA];~go_function: GO:0003677 - DNA binding [Evidence IEA];~go_process: GO:0006139 - nucleobase-containing compound metabolic process [Evidence IEA];~go_process: GO:0032968 - positive regulation of transcription elongation from RNA polymerase II promoter [Evidence IEA]), translated as MSARDLVEGEAMIDDDENEEELADDYDGEVREGAGTNNNYDSSEEDEDDDDDEEAARAVREGFIVDEDEEIEERAERRREKRKQRDREREDEHLDEEDLELIGELNPSFQSASAGEPKFKRLKRGHKDRDLRQASQGIDDIFNSDEDEEPAADYGRSGHRRHMHDEMDDFIEEDVFSDEEIQREREDLEVTRTSKGGLGVTDATGLDENALEDMRAAFGDGNEYLFALEMEEQEQEQEVDEEKHLDLKDVFEPSQLAEKMLTEEDNQIRLLDEPERHQIARKPYRNVVLTEDQFREEAAWISNLMLLKKRIEPELREPFQRSVAKVLEFLVTDDWEVPFIFQHRKDYMIHAAKVAVDGAGHDGDASQYTIKAEKLLNMTDLWDIFDHDLKFKALVEKRTTIQKTFDNLQSLFSVNDTIVEEMLPTAVTMEELQDIQDYVHFQYASQLRDMTLMNGEANGETQRRKASSKTFFERVRNGKAYGLVRAFGITADAFAQNALKEGRRQYTEDPAEQPDELADSFLDNDFSNSSHVVKAAKTMFAEEIVMSPKMRKVVRQAYYMNGAVDCFRTEKGLRRIDEQHPYYEFKYLRNQQLSDIARRPELYLRMLKAEEEGLVEVKVRFENFDHFRQRLYQDIESDNYSELADVWNRTRRDVLDLALGKLERLINRSVKENIRQECENHVAKECREAFSQRLDQAPYKPKGMILGTVPRVLALSTGTGIVGREPIHWAYIEEDGRVLENGKFTDLSIGDRDRNIADGKDVAAFTELVKRRRPDVIGVSGMSPETRRLYKLLTEVVERQDLRGALYTDDRDDEVSDRLEVVIVNDEVARLYQHSERAKKDHPSFAPLTHYCVALAKYLQSPLKEYASLGRDIVSIQFKPGQQLVSQDLLLKQLETALVDMVNLVGVDINEAVTDSATANLLPYVCGLGPRKAAHLLKIVNMNGGVVNNRAELLGVNAQYPAMGVKVWNNCASFLYIDFENADPDADPLDNTRVHPEDYDIARKMAADALELDEEDIKAETDENGPGAIVRKLFREEAQDRVNDLILEEYAEQLEKNLNQRKRATLETIRAELQQPYEELRKQFVFLSTDDIFTMLTGETADTLSEGMVVPISIKRITDDHIDGKLDCGIDALVPESELTDRYDIPVRALYQIHQTLPAKVLFLNRKNFLCNVSLREEQVSRPVLRTPDRLQGEWDDRQEAQDREAQQEKTQSGGRTMRVIKHPMFRPFNSTQAEEFLGSQSRGDVVIRPSSKGPDHLAVTWKVSDGIFQHIDVLELDKENEFSVGRTLKVGGRYTYSDLDDLIFNHVKAMTKKVDEMMLHEKYQDGNKDATYSWLETYTKANPRRSAYAFCIDPKHAGYFFLCFKAGEKAPLHSWPVKVIPQGYELQRNPYPDMRALCNGFKLLFTNMQAGKRR; from the exons ATGAGCGCTCGCGATCTGGTCGAGGGGGAGGCCATgattgatgacgatgagaatgaggaggagcttgCCGATGACTATGATGGCGAAGTCCGCGAGGGTGCtggcaccaacaacaactacgACTCCagtgaagaggatgaggatgatgacgacgatgaggaagccGCTCGCGCC GTCCGCGAAGGTTTCATtgtcgacgaggacgaggaaatAGAGGAGCGCGCCGAGCGCCGACGGGAGAAACGAAAGCAAAGGGATCGCGAACGCGAAGATGAACAtctggacgaggaagatctggagCTCATTGGGGAACTCAACCCGAGCTTCCAGTCAGCTTCTGCTGGAGAA CCCAAGTTCAAACGTCTTAAGCGTGGTCACAAGGATCGCGATCTCCGACAAGCGTCCCAGGGCATTGACGATATTTTCAactccgatgaagatgaagagccCGCTGCCGACTACGGGAGGTCCGGTCACCGGAGACACATGCACGATGAAATGGACGACTTCATTGAAGAGGATGTTTTCTCCGATGAGGAAATTCAGCGAGAACGGGAAGACTTGGAAGTTACTCGTACCTCCAAGGGAGGTCTAGGCGTTACCGATGCGACCGGCTTGGACGAGAACGCCCTCGAAGATATGCGCGCTGCGTTCGGAGACGGCAACGAGTACTTGTTCGCTTTGGAAATGGAGGAACaagagcaggagcaggaagtGGATGAGGAAAAGCACTTGGACTTGAAGGATGTCTTCGAGCCATCACAGCTGGCCGAGAAGATGTTGACGGAGGAAGATAACCAGATTCGTCTGCTGGACGAACCCGAACGACACCAAATCGCCCGCAAGCCCTACCGGAACGTAGTGCTGACGGAAGACCAGTTCCGGGAAGAGGCAGCTTGGATCTCCAACTTGATGCTCCTCAAGAAGCGGATCGAGCCTGAACTACGGGAGCCCTTCCAGCGCTCAGTGGCCAAGGTACTGGAGTTCCTGGTCACTGACGATTGGGAAGTGCCGTTCATCTTCCAGCACCGGAAGGACTACATGATTCACGCGGCCAAGGTGGCCGTGGATGGAGCGGGCCATGATGGGGACGCCTCCCAGTACACCATCAAGGCGGAAAAGCTCCTGAACATGACCGATCTTTGGGACATCTTCGACCATGATCTCAAGTTCAAGGCGCTCGTGGAAAAGCGCACTACGATCCAGAAGACCTTTGACAACTTACAGAGCCTCTTCAGCGTGAATGATACCATCGTGGAGGAGATGCTCCCAACCGCGGTGACAATGGAGGAGCTACAGGATATTCAGGACTACGTCCATTTCCAGTATGCATCCCAGCTGAGGGATATGACGCTCATGAACGGGGAAGCAAACGGGGAAACCCAGCGCCGGAAAGCGTCCAGCAAGACGTTCTTCGAGCGCGTCCGGAATGGCAAGGCCTACGGCCTCGTCCGCGCCTTCGGTATCACTGCAGATGCGTTTGCCCAGAATGCCCTGAAGGAAGGCCGCCGCCAGTACACCGAAGATCCCGCGGAGCAGCCGGATGAGTTGGCGGATTCGTTCCTTGACAACGACTTCTCCAACTCGTCGCATGTGGTCAAGGCCGCGAAGACCATGTTCGCAGAGGAGATCGTGATGAGCCCCAAGATGCGCAAGGTCGTTCGCCAAGCGTACTACATGAATGGCGCCGTGGACTGCTTCCGCACCGAGAAGGGTCTGCGCCGCATTGACGAGCAGCACCCGTACTACGAATTCAAGTACCTACGGAACCAGCAACTTAGCGACATTGCCCGTCGGCCCGAGCTGTATCTTCGCATGCTCaaggccgaagaggaaggattGGTGGAAGTGAAGGTCCGCTTTGAGAACTTTGACCACTTCCGCCAACGCCTCTACCAGGACATCGAGTCGGACAACTACAGTGAACTGGCAGACGTCTGGAACCGCACGCGTCGTGATGTGCTGGATCTGGCCCTCGGCAAGCTCGAGCGGCTGATCAATCGCAGCGTCAAGGAAAATATCCGTCAGGAATGTGAGAACCATGTGGCGAAGGAGTGTCGCGAGGCGTTCTCCCAGCGACTGGATCAGGCCCCCTACAAGCCTAAGGGTATGATCTTGGGTACCGTGCCGCGCGTGCTGGCTCTGTCCACTGGTACCGGCATCGTCGGACGCGAGCCCATCCACTGGGCCTACATCGAAGAGGATGGACGTGTGCTGGAAAACGGAAAGTTTACAGACCTCTCCATTGGCGATCGCGACCGTAACATTGCCGACGGCAAGGATGTTGCCGCCTTCACCGAACTTGTGAAGCGTCGGCGTCCCGATGTCATCGGTGTGTCCGGCATGTCTCCGGAGACCCGTCGCCTGTATAAGCTGCTGACCGAGGTCGTGGAGCGGCAAGACCTGCGCGGCGCTCTTTACACCGATGATCGCGATGACGAAGTCAGCGACCgtttggaggtggtgattgTCAATGACGAGGTTGCCCGACTTTACCAGCACAGCGAGCGTGCGAAGAAGGACCACCCTAGCTTCGCCCCCTTGACGCATTACTGTGTGGCCTTGGCCAAGTACCTGCAGAGCCCGCTGAAGGAGTACGCATCTCTGGGCCGGGACATCGTGTCCATCCAGTTCAAGCCGGGCCAGCAGCTCGTCTCTCAGGATCTGTTGCTGAAGCAGTTGGAGACGGCGCTGGTGGACATGGTGAATCTGGTGGGTGTGGACATCAACGAAGCCGTCACGGATTCGGCGACGGCCAACCTCCTGCCCTACGTCTGTGGCCTGGGACCCCGTAAGGCGGCACACCTGCTCAAGATTGTGAACATGAACGGCGGCGTGGTCAACAATCGGGCGGAGCTGTTGGGTGTCAATGCCCAGTATCCGGCCATGGGTGTGAAGGTGTGGAACAATTGCGCCAGCTTCTTGTACATCGACTTTGAGAACGCTGATCCGGATGCGGATCCGCTGGACAACACTCGTGTACACCCGGAAGACTACGATATTGCGCGCAAGATGGCGGCGGATGCGCTGGaactggatgaagaggatatcAAGGCGGAGACGGACGAGAATGGACCAGGTGCGATTGTACGCAAACTGTTCCGCGAGGAGGCACAGGATCGTGTAAACGACCTGATTCTGGAGGAGTATGCCGAGCAATTGGAGAAGAACCTGAACCAGCGCAAGCGAGCGACACTGGAGACGATCCGGGCGGAGCTGCAACAGCCGTATGAGGAACTCCGGAAGCAAttcgtcttcctcagcaCGGATGACATCTTCACCATGCTCACTGGTGAGACGGCAGACACGTTGTCGGAGGGTATGGTGGtgcccatctccatcaagcGGATTACAGACGATCACATTGACGGCAAGCTGGACTGCGGAATTGACGCACTGGTGCCCGAGTCGGAGCTGACCGACCGGTATGATATCCCCGTGCGAGCGCTGTACCAGATCCACCAGACGCTACCGGCCAAGGTGCTCTTCCTGAACCGCAAGAATTTCCTGTGCAATGTCTCGCTGCGGGAGGAGCAAGTCAGCCGGCCGGTGCTGCGGACGCCGGACCGATTGCAAGGGGAGTGGGATGACCGTCAGGAGGCGCAGGACCGAGAAGCGCAGCAGGAGAAGACGCAGAGCGGCGGACGGACGATGCGAGTGATCAAGCATCCGATGTTCCGGCCGTTCAACTCGACGCAGGCGGAGGAGTTCTTGGGGTCGCAGAGCCGGGGAGATGTGGTGATCCGGCCGTCGTCCAAGGGACCGGACCATCTGGCGGTGACATGGAAGGTGTCCGACGGCATCTTCCAGCATATTGAcgtgctggagctggacaaGGAGAACGAATTCTCCGTGGGACGGACGCTGAAGGTGGGCGGACGCTACACATACAGTGATCTGGACGATTTGATCTTCAACCACGTCAAGGCGATGACCAAGAAggtagatgagatgatgttgCATGAGAAGTACCAGGACGGCAACAAGGACGCCACCT ACTCCTGGTTGGAAACATACACCAAGGCCAACCCCCGGCGGTCGGCCTACGCTTTCTGCATCGATCCCAAACATGCGGGCTACTTCTTCCTGTGCTTCAAGGCGGGTGAGAAGGCGCCGCTGCACAGCTGGCCAGTGAAGGTGATCCCTCAAGGATATGAGCTGCAGCGCAACCCATACCCGGACATGCGGGCTCTGTGCAATGGCTTCAAATTGTTGTTCACCAACATGCAGGCCGGCAAGCGGCGGTGA
- the ste7 gene encoding MAP kinase kinase Ste7 (COG:T;~EggNog:ENOG410PFNY;~InterPro:IPR017441,IPR008271,IPR000719,IPR011009;~PFAM:PF07714,PF00069;~go_function: GO:0004672 - protein kinase activity [Evidence IEA];~go_function: GO:0005524 - ATP binding [Evidence IEA];~go_process: GO:0006468 - protein phosphorylation [Evidence IEA]), which produces MADQFKARTLKRKNVKGLALNAAPKPAANNSDGDAQVPGAIGNADSNRTDTLEIGLEFRLDLRSEDLVTLKELGAGNGGTVSKVMHASTKVVMARKIIRVDAKENVRKQILRELQVGHDCNSPHIVTFYGAFQNEARDIVLCMEYMDCGSLDRISKDFGPVRVDVLGKITESVLAGLVYLYEAHRIMHRDIKPSNILVNSRGNIKLCDFGVATETVNSIADTFVGTSTYMAPERIQGGAYTVRSDVWSVGLTVMELAVGRFPFDTSDSSAGDRASAGPMGILDLLQQIVHEPAPKLPKSDAFPPILHEFVAKCLLKKSEERPTPRELYDKDAFLQAAKRTPVDLQEWAISMMERHNRKSYLAPPPPKSLKDEPPAPRSTPSPKPQPQPQPSSKPMRTPQYAPSDIPSSVGRNSPSQYQYNYAPANPSPRPPRSTRSPPISLEHLSLEDEYRSGRRPSRTPVGGPSSGLEPPMHPVGSRSASSHNTKSRMPLQSAVLPMRSTPPPNGPPPPAPGNGSWQRQPNSMRGDHMTGAV; this is translated from the exons ATGGCCGACCAATTCAAGGCGCGAACACTCAAGCGCAAGAACGTCAAAGGCCTTGCCCTGAACGCAGCCCCGAAGCCCGCCGCCAATAACTCCGATGGCGATGCTCAGGTTCCAGGCGCCATTGGAAATGCCGACAGCAACCGCACCGATACTCTGGAGATCGGTCTCGAGTTCCGTCTCGACCTGCGTAGCGAAGACTTGGTTACTCTGAAGGAGCTGGGCGCTGGAAATGGTGGTACGGTCTCAAAGGTCATGCACGCCTCCACGAAGGTGGTCATGGCTCGAAAG ATCATCCGTGTCGACGCAAAGGAAAATGTGAGAAAGCAGATCTTGCGGGAGCTCCAGGTTGGGCATGACTGCAATTCCCCCCACATTGTCACCTTCTATGGTGCCTTCCAGAATGAAGCCAGAGATATTGTCTTGTGTATGGAGTACATGGATTGCGG CTCGCTCGATCGCATATCCAAGGACTTTGGTCCCGTGCGGGTAGACGTGTTGGGCAAGATCACCGAGTCTGTCCTGGCCGGTCTGGTGTATCTGTACGAAGCTCATCGTATCATGCATCGCGATATTAAGCCTTCCAACATTCTCGTCAACTCGCGCGGCAACATCAAGCTCTGCGACTTTGGCGTTGCAACCGAGACCGTCAACTCGATCGCCGATACGTTCGTTGGCACCTCTACCTACATGGCCCCCGAGCGTATCCAGGGTGGTGCGTACACTGTGCGCTCGGATGTGTGGAGTGTTGGATTGACGGTGATGGAATTGGCGGTTGGTCGCTTCCCCTTTGACACGTCGGACTCGTCGGCAGGCGACCGTGCCAGCGCCGGTCCGATGGGCATtctggatctgctgcagcagatcgTGCACGAGCCCGCTCCGAAGTTGCCCAAGAGCGACGCCTTCCCTCCCATTCTGCATGAGTTTGTCGCCAAATGTCTCCTCAAGAAATCCGAGGAGCGCCCCACGCCTCGCGAGCTTTAT GACAAAGATGCGTTCCTGCAGGCCGCCAAGCGGACGCCGGTTGATCTTCAAGAATGGGCCATCAGCATGATGGAGCGACACAACCGCAAGTCGTATCtggctcctccgccgcccaaGTCGCTCAAGGACGAGCCTCCGGCTCCGCGATCTACTCCGTCCCCGAAGCCTCAACCCCAGCCCCAACCCAGCAGCAAGCCGATGCGCACTCCCCAGTACGCCCCCAGCGACATTCCCTCCAGCGTGGGCCGCAACAGCCCCTCGCAATATCAGTACAACTATGCCCCCGCAAACCCATCTCCGCGTCCACCCCGGTCGACACGCTCGCCTCCCATCTCTCTCGAGCATCTGTCGTTGGAAGATGAGTACCGCTCCGGCCGTCGACCCTCGCGGACTCCCGTCGGTGGTCCCTCTTCCGGATTGGAACCCCCCATGCATCCGGTGGGATCTCGCTCCGCCAGCTCACACAACACGAAGTCGCGAATGCCCCTACAGTCAGCAGTACTGCCCATGCGAAGCACGCCTCCCCCGAACGGACCTCCGCCCCCTGCTCCTGGAAATGGATCCTGGCAACGCCAGCCAAACTCCATGCGCGGGGACCATATGACGGGCGCTGTCTAG
- a CDS encoding uncharacterized protein (COG:S;~EggNog:ENOG410PHVI;~InterPro:IPR014840;~PFAM:PF08729) produces the protein MSTEPSVLSAAGEHESRSIEYPARETRTRRSRRRKEDDPDLERNQPVRTPKTREKEKEKEKELKEKEKEKEKEEKLEPKRGSRRQREKSSSTSTNPPNSAASHSRKRPKLEAATPDQSPSVAAPPAHSPNPAPAAVPEGPATSPPTTAVSAASAAPAPAPAPAPAPAPALAPASTPAPSTPITSPRKQTLDSEAMSHGTSRLLNPSSLPPSAHPTPPSVAPTTLVSPYPGLMPSAPPPRPHSQPPAPPPQRTSGQNFDPIRSAFDTSSPAPAPAPTPALAAAAPPPGRPSFSPPARPISPRPTYRASASPAIASIIDPPAASSPPVYAPRPYGSPIHGASSYSPSPAGASIAPTPPQPQPHPQPQSQPPRPVSPYAHRSPYATPVQAPPPPQESRMSAPEPKPPSVPPPSASEPHTPAPSNNRPPSPGPTPMDVEPEAPASSTGSKVTKKEAKTPSTVPASKAPSPKPAKAAKETPTLPQGSGLISNALFGVDGGSSTGDSSNRQVPSIILHVPIQGHGNQIINFARLAEEQYGFAALHPRLAAHKERLARVAAAGAALERNDKASGRGLSAGESADEDLSMEVDRDSEMDGEGATSAPARSNGAEPADGKKKRRKKKMEEYDRDDPFVDDSELAWQEQAAASKDGFFVYSGPLVPEGEKVQVERADGTIKRGRGRGRGGRGRGPVTSHQVPLAAAVPISQETGLPLRGPGSRGGSTTRRPRISKAARQQAEQERANAASGTPHGRGGGATGRGGSTSTRGGKHPMVELAPRPNIAPAPPGPSPVGGSELAMK, from the exons ATGTCCACAGAGCCATCTGTTTTGTCGGCTGCAGGTGAACACGAGTCGCGCTCCATTGAATATCCCGCCCGCGAAACTCGTACCCGACGGTCGCGTCgcaggaaggaagacgatCCCGACCTCGAACGAAACCAACCCGTCCGAACCCCCAAAActagagagaaagaaaaggagaaggagaaagaattaaaggaaaaggaaaaagagaaggagaaggaggagaagctggagccCAAACGGGGCAGCCGTCGCCAACGAGAGAAGTCGTCGTCGACATCTACTAACCCGCCCAATTCGGCCGCGTCTCACTCTCGCAAGAGGCCCAAGTTGGAGGCTGCCACCCCCGACCAAAGCCCCAGTGTTGCGGCGCCTCCTGCTCATTCACCGAATCCCGCGCCTGCTGCCGTTCCAGAAGGGCCTGCGACCAGTCCTCCTACCACTGCAGTCTCAGCTGCATCTGCAGCTCCGGCCCCAGccccggctccggctccagctccagctccagctctagCCCCAGCCTCGACGCCTGCTCCGAGCACCCCCATAACGAGTCCGCGGAAACAAACACTAGATTCTGAAGCGATGTCTCATGGGACATCGCGTCTCCTGAACCCGTCGTCTTTGCCACCGTCGGCCCATCCAACACCGCCATCCGTGGCCCCTACAACCCTCGTCTCACCTTATCCGGGCCTGATGCCCtccgctcctcctccgcggccaCACTCCCAGCCGCCCGCTCCTCCGCCGCAGAGAACGAGCGGTCAAAATTTCGATCCCATTCGGTCGGCCTTTGATACATCATCCCCGGCCCCGGCTCCAGCACCGACCCCGGCgttggctgctgcggcgccGCCTCCGGGGCGCCCCTCCTTTAGTCCCCCGGCCCGCCCTATCTCACCTCGTCCGACATATCGCGCCAGCGCCTCTCCGGCCATTGCTAGTATCATTGATCCGCCTGCTGCCTCGTCGCCGCCGGTTTATGCCCCTCGACCGTATGGCTCTCCAATCCACGGTGCGTCGAGCTACTCTCCATCGCCCGCGGGCGCATCTATCGCACCCACTCCgccacaacctcaaccgcATCCGCAGCCTCAATCTCAACCTCCACGACCAGTCTCACCGTATGCCCATCGATCTCCCTATGCCACACCCGTGCAAGCACCGCCGCCACCCCAGGAATCACGGATGTCGGCACCAGAACCAAAGCCCCCGTCTGTCCCTCCCCCATCGGCCTCGGAACCTCATACTCCAGCACCGTCTAATAACCGACCGCCCTCGCCAGGTCCTACGCCTATGGACGTGGAGCCCGAGGCACCTGCTTCTTCGACAGGCTCTAAGGTGAccaagaaggaagccaaAACCCCCTCAACAGTACCTGCTTCGAAGGCGCCCTCACCCAAACCGGCCAAGGCAGCCAAGGAAACACCTACGCTACCTCAAGGCTCGGGACTGATCTCCAATGCCCTTTTCGGAGTGGATGGTGGCTCGTCCACAGGCGACTCGAGTAACCGCCAGGTACCGAGTATCATTCTGCACGTTCCTATCCAAGGTCATGGGAATCAGATCATCAACTTTGCACGTTTAGCGGAGGAGCAATATGGGTTCGCGGCCCTACATCCTCGCCTCGCTGCGCACAAGGAACGACTGGCACGGGTAGCTGCGGCCGGTGCGGCCTTGGAGCGCAACGACAAGGCGAGTGGACGTGGTCTGTCCGCGGGCGAGAGTGCGGATGAGGATTTGAGCATGGAGGTCGACCGGGACAGcgagatggatggggaaggtGCAACATCAGCGCCCGCCCGCTCGAATGGGGCCGAACCGgcagatgggaagaagaagcgccgTAAGAAGAAAATGGAGGAGTATGATCGAGACGACCCATTCGTAGATGATAGTGAGTTGGCCTGGCAGGAACAGGCGGCCGCCAGTAAGGATGGGTTCTTTGTTTACAGTGGGCCGCTGGTGCCGGAGGGCGAAAAGGTCCAAGTGGAACG GGCCGACGGTACGATCAAGCGTGGTCGCGGCCGTGGACGTGGTGGTCGGGGCCGGGGGCCTGTAACATCCCACCAGGTGCCTTTGGCTGCTGCGGTCCCGATCTCCCAAGAAACcggtcttcctcttcggggCCCAGGCTCACGAGGCGGCAGTACCACTCGTCGCCCGCGCATCAGCAAAGCTGCTCGTCAGCAGGCAGAGCAGGAAAGAGCCAATGCCGCCTCAGGGACCCCCCACGGACGCGGCGGAGGTGCTACTGGTCGTGGCGGTTCAACCAGCACTCGAGGAGGCAAGCACCCCATGGTCGAGTTGGCGCCGCGTCCAAATATTGCCCCTGCTCCTCCGGGCCCCAGTCCAGTGGGTGGATCGGAGCTTGCAATGAAGTAG
- a CDS encoding RPAP1 family protein (BUSCO:EOG092606AD;~COG:K;~EggNog:ENOG410PI3M;~InterPro:IPR013930,IPR039913,IPR013929;~PFAM:PF08620,PF08621;~go_process: GO:0006366 - transcription by RNA polymerase II [Evidence IEA]), which yields MAFRGERFVLDLGSDDESSPAGTYDDSQGAPTLNIPGMIGEIRERSPAAAPPPPTPKPTTTGFPAHRRRTKPSTFKQRRDPAPSASASASASAPSPKDEKTAIAQENARQLASMSDAQIEHERQELMESMDTSLLERFLRRARIDADDTPTSSKPTREQPVAPEPVQDKKKEKEDEVAAPAPLSPPPATTKAAATTSTTTAKPPSPNNGSSQDDVPPTQIPSDLHAAAELPPSGSVHFPAPPSQVSPMPNLDPSSPSFLSDLQTHYFPNISHDPSALSWLQPPSADPEDPDSTSAYHPASNAEAVHPANLRFSLLGTVLSPSTSLSLPTTLGLHHHGKDPHAAGYTIPELAILSQSTFPAQRCIAWQVLGRILFRLGKGQFGERGSPLVEGLWSVVEKEGVVAGMLAEADGATPGTGPARRGGQEQESEEEKVKENATAGAGGTGRRQHASATAWAVEGVWLWQMGGGGDRGVLKEGAIRSQ from the coding sequence ATGGCCTTTCGCGGTGAACGTTTCGTCCTCGATCTGGGCTCCGATGATGAGTCTTCTCCAGCGGGCACCTACGATGACTCTCAGGGTGCCCCGACCCTCAACATCCCCGGGATGATCGGCGAAATCCGTGAACGCTCCCCCGCCGCAGCCCCCCCCCCGCCTACTCCAaaacctaccaccaccggctTTCCAGCTCATCGCCGTCGGACCAAACCCTCTACTTTCAAACAGCGACGAGACCCAGCTCcgtctgcatctgcatccgcctctgcttctgctccgaGTCCAAAGGATGAGAAAACGGCCATTGCGCAGGAGAATGCGCGGCAGCTGGCATCCATGTCGGATGCGCAGATTGAACATGAGCGCCAGGAGCTGATGGAATCTATGGACACCTCTCTACTTGAGCGCTTCCTCCGCCGAGCTCGTATCGACGCCGATGACACGCCCACCAGCTCCAAACCCACCCGCGAACAACCTGTTGCTCCTGAACCAGTccaagacaagaagaaagaaaaggaagatgaagttgCTGCACCTGCTCCGctttcaccaccaccagcaacaacaaaggcagcagcaactacctcaaccacaaccgccaaaccaccctcccccaacaACGGCTCTTCCCAAGATGACGTCCCACCCACCCAAATTCCCTCCGACCTCCACGCCGCCGCCGAACTCCCCCCCTCAGGCAGCGTCCACTTCCCCGCGCCTCCATCCCAAGTCTCCCCAATGCCCAACCTagatccatcttctccctccttcctctccgaccTCCAAACCCACTACTTCCCCAACATCTCGCACGACCCCTCCGCCCTCTCCTGGCTGCAACCCCCCTCCGCAGACCCCGAGGACCCAGACTCCACGTCCGCCTACCACCCCGCCAGCAACGCCGAAGCCGTCCACCCAGCCAACCTAcgcttctccctcctcggcACGGTGCTTTCCCCATCCacatctctctcccttcccacGACCCTGGGCCTGCACCATCATGGTAAAGACCCCCACGCAGCAGGGTACACCATTCCCGAGCTGGCTATCCTCAGCCAGTCGACGTTCCCGGCGCAGCGGTGCATCGCGTGGCAGGTTCTCGGGCGGATTCTGTTCCGGTTGGGCAAGGGCCAATtcggagaaagagggagtcCGCTGGTCGAGGGGCTGTGGTCTGttgtggagaaggagggtgtTGTGGCGGGTATGTTGGCTGAGGCGGATGGAGCGACACCTGGGACGGGTCCTGCTCGGCGTGGTGGGCAGGAGCAAGAaagtgaggaagaaaaggtgaaggagaatgccACTGCTGGTGCCGGGGGTACTGGTCGTCGACAACATGCTAGTGCTACTGCGTGGGCCGTTGAGGGTGTCTGGCTTTGGCAGatgggaggcggaggtgatCGGGGCgtgttgaaggagggtgCCATTCGGTCTCAGTGA